One Solirubrobacterales bacterium genomic window carries:
- the nadA gene encoding quinolinate synthase NadA, with protein MATRIPLLPSDVPPPLDPTEIAELSEEVRELARQREATILAHNYQLPEIQEVADYLGDSLGLARQGAATDSPVIAFCGVHFMAETASILSPEKTVLLPDLGAGCSLADSITVEQLREWKAKFPGAMVVMYVNTTAEVKTETDYCCTSSNAVKVVEHIWKEHGPETEILFGPDMWLGAYVERATGLKDDPARAARFHVWDGECHVHAGIRPDDITRTRRENPDAEFLIHPECGCSTQAMEYVASGEIDSEGVHMLSTSGMIEHVKQNPDREYIVATENGMLYPIRKQVPGTNLIEANRMAFCKFMKMITLPRLRDSLRDMQYEVRVSEEVAAKALLPIERMVSIG; from the coding sequence ATGGCGACCCGCATCCCCCTCCTCCCGTCCGATGTGCCGCCTCCGCTGGACCCCACCGAAATTGCGGAGCTGAGTGAAGAGGTTCGTGAGCTTGCCCGACAACGGGAAGCGACAATCCTCGCGCACAACTACCAACTGCCCGAAATCCAGGAGGTCGCCGACTATCTCGGTGATTCGCTTGGCCTGGCTCGCCAGGGTGCCGCCACCGATTCACCGGTGATCGCCTTCTGCGGCGTTCACTTCATGGCCGAGACCGCCTCGATCCTCTCCCCGGAGAAGACCGTTCTGCTTCCCGATCTGGGAGCCGGCTGTTCACTCGCGGACTCGATCACTGTGGAGCAGCTCCGGGAGTGGAAGGCGAAATTCCCGGGTGCGATGGTGGTCATGTACGTGAACACCACGGCCGAGGTGAAGACCGAGACCGACTACTGCTGTACCTCCTCGAACGCGGTCAAGGTGGTCGAGCACATCTGGAAGGAGCACGGACCGGAAACCGAGATCCTGTTCGGCCCCGACATGTGGCTCGGGGCTTACGTCGAGCGGGCGACCGGACTCAAGGATGACCCGGCCCGGGCCGCCCGTTTCCACGTCTGGGACGGGGAGTGCCACGTCCACGCCGGTATCCGGCCGGACGACATCACCCGCACCCGCCGGGAGAACCCTGACGCCGAGTTCCTGATCCACCCCGAGTGCGGTTGCTCGACCCAGGCGATGGAGTACGTCGCCTCCGGCGAGATCGACTCCGAGGGGGTTCACATGCTCTCCACCTCCGGGATGATCGAGCACGTCAAGCAGAACCCGGACCGGGAGTACATCGTCGCCACCGAGAACGGGATGCTCTACCCGATCCGCAAGCAGGTGCCGGGAACCAACCTGATCGAGGCCAACCGCATGGCCTTCTGCAAGTTCATGAAGATGATCACGCTGCCCCGGCTCCGTGACTCCCTCCGCGACATGCAGTACGAGGTGAGGGTCAGCGAAGAGGTCGCCGCCAAGGCCCTGCTCCCGATTGAACGAATGGTCTCAATCGGCTGA
- a CDS encoding serine protease produces MFRVAPTAVRVALLGLILVMSAALLPSGAAASGSGASRIDATGAGISIVNGKPARIADSPWQIAIAFRPRAGSSASPAGRTFCGGSLLTPRLVITAGHCVSFLKFPKAKRIEVISGRTWLNHRSRGQVSPVARVLMPKSARTGRPLFREIQGTASWDVALLRLERPLSARTIRLAGPGEYSSWTPGHTVRATGWGITSARANRVSPRLRVTRQVMLSDRVCRLEYGRQFNPRLMDCAGGPAGSASTCGGDSGGPLVAPVTSGGRTEHRLVGLTSFGDDLCRGFVPSAYTRVAGGPIRYWVASTARRLTGVSVVGSGGTAPLAPAWCRVPNLWDLTVRQARAKLKRNRCALGVVLRDFSGQGRRGRVFRVARYPGWLAPVGYRLRIWVAT; encoded by the coding sequence ATGTTCAGGGTCGCCCCCACAGCCGTCCGGGTTGCCCTGCTCGGGCTCATTCTCGTAATGTCGGCAGCGCTGCTCCCATCCGGGGCGGCAGCCTCCGGCTCCGGGGCCTCCCGGATCGATGCGACCGGCGCCGGAATCTCGATCGTGAACGGAAAACCGGCCCGGATCGCGGACTCCCCCTGGCAGATTGCAATCGCTTTTCGTCCCCGGGCCGGAAGCAGTGCCAGCCCGGCCGGCCGAACCTTCTGCGGGGGTTCCCTGCTCACCCCCCGTCTGGTGATCACTGCCGGCCACTGTGTGAGCTTTCTCAAGTTCCCGAAGGCGAAGCGGATCGAGGTGATCTCCGGACGAACCTGGCTGAACCACCGGTCCCGGGGGCAGGTGAGTCCGGTCGCCCGGGTGCTGATGCCAAAGTCCGCCAGGACCGGCCGCCCGCTGTTCAGGGAGATCCAGGGGACCGCGTCCTGGGATGTGGCGCTGCTGCGGCTCGAGCGGCCGCTCTCCGCCCGGACGATCCGGCTCGCCGGCCCCGGGGAGTACTCGAGCTGGACCCCGGGGCACACGGTCCGGGCGACCGGCTGGGGGATCACCTCCGCCCGGGCCAACAGGGTCAGCCCACGGCTTCGCGTCACCCGCCAGGTGATGCTGTCCGACCGGGTCTGCCGGTTGGAGTACGGCCGGCAGTTCAACCCGAGGCTGATGGACTGTGCCGGCGGACCGGCGGGCAGCGCCTCAACCTGCGGCGGCGACAGTGGGGGTCCGCTCGTCGCCCCGGTGACTAGCGGCGGTCGTACCGAACACCGGCTGGTCGGCCTGACCAGCTTCGGCGATGATCTCTGCCGTGGATTCGTGCCGTCGGCGTACACCCGCGTCGCGGGCGGCCCGATCCGGTACTGGGTCGCCTCCACCGCCCGTCGACTCACCGGAGTGAGTGTGGTCGGATCGGGTGGAACCGCCCCGCTTGCTCCCGCATGGTGCCGGGTGCCGAACCTTTGGGATCTGACGGTTCGCCAGGCCCGGGCGAAACTGAAGCGGAACCGCTGCGCCCTGGGAGTGGTTCTCAGGGACTTCAGTGGACAGGGTCGCCGGGGAAGGGTCTTTCGGGTCGCCCGTTACCCCGGCTGGCTGGCCCCGGTCGGATACCGCCTGCGGATCTGGGTGGCAACATGA
- the ftsE gene encoding cell division ATP-binding protein FtsE → MAFGKKNKNAGSELEAARARKKAERPRKGGAPIIELRDVSKVYPGGHLAVDRVNLAINRGEFVFLVGPTGCGKSTLIKTLIRELEPTDGTVSIAGRDIGKLPEKKIPQLRRNIGTVFQDFKLLPSRTVYDNVAYALQVIGASRAEIREKVPETLRLVGLSTKLHNYPDELSGGEQQRVSVARAFVNHPPLLLADEPSGNLDPVTSVGIMQLLYRINKTGTTVVVVTHDREMVDRMRRRVVELYEGRVIRDEIAGGYTEESTTEFGVRMRAEMGVGLEGHSNGVHEGSAK, encoded by the coding sequence ATGGCTTTCGGAAAGAAGAACAAGAACGCAGGCTCCGAGCTGGAGGCAGCACGGGCCCGCAAAAAGGCGGAGCGTCCCCGCAAGGGCGGCGCCCCGATCATCGAGCTGCGCGACGTGAGCAAGGTGTACCCGGGCGGGCACCTGGCCGTTGACCGCGTGAACCTGGCGATCAACCGCGGGGAGTTCGTCTTCCTGGTCGGTCCGACCGGCTGCGGCAAGTCGACCCTGATCAAGACCCTGATCCGGGAACTTGAGCCGACCGACGGCACCGTCTCGATCGCCGGCCGCGACATCGGCAAGCTTCCCGAGAAGAAGATTCCCCAGCTGAGACGCAACATCGGGACCGTGTTCCAGGACTTCAAGCTGCTGCCCAGCCGCACCGTCTACGACAACGTCGCCTACGCCCTTCAGGTGATCGGCGCCTCCAGGGCCGAGATCCGCGAGAAGGTCCCCGAGACCCTGCGCCTGGTCGGCCTCTCGACCAAGCTTCACAACTACCCGGATGAACTGTCCGGCGGTGAACAGCAGCGTGTGTCGGTTGCCCGCGCTTTCGTGAACCATCCGCCGCTGCTTCTGGCCGACGAACCCTCCGGCAACCTCGATCCGGTGACCTCGGTCGGGATCATGCAGCTGCTCTACCGGATCAACAAGACCGGCACCACCGTGGTCGTGGTCACCCACGACCGGGAGATGGTCGACCGGATGCGACGCCGGGTGGTCGAGCTCTACGAGGGCCGGGTGATCCGTGACGAGATCGCCGGCGGATACACCGAGGAGTCCACCACCGAGTTCGGCGTACGGATGCGGGCCGAGATGGGGGTCGGACTCGAAGGCCACTCCAACGGAGTCCATGAAGGGAGCGCAAAGTGA
- the ftsX gene encoding permease-like cell division protein FtsX: MKIFFFAGEAFRAMRRNAAPTTAAVVTTVLTAILIGVLIPVFQTTQSKSEEVRGQLELRAFLYDDATKAETEALKSKVEALPHVTSVTYLSKQEALAEFKRDFQQQDRDVLKELKGNPLPANFIIKPDDAANLDAIRAAIQPPNASGKPTFISPIVREVDDRQATADKIEEVTGALKLVLTVITALLIGASLLLIGNTIRLSIYTRRREIEVMRLVGATRWFIRWPFMIEGVVVGVMGGAIAILILWVGKITVLDPLSDSFALMKAQDSVSFAVLVASLFGAAVLVSAVGSGLTLRRFLKV; encoded by the coding sequence GTGAAGATCTTCTTTTTCGCAGGGGAGGCCTTCCGCGCAATGCGCCGCAACGCCGCCCCGACCACTGCAGCCGTGGTGACCACGGTCCTGACCGCGATCCTGATCGGTGTGCTCATCCCGGTGTTCCAGACCACCCAGAGCAAGAGTGAAGAGGTTCGCGGTCAGCTCGAACTGCGGGCCTTCCTCTACGACGATGCGACCAAGGCAGAGACCGAGGCGCTCAAGTCGAAGGTCGAGGCGCTGCCGCACGTGACCTCGGTCACCTACCTGAGCAAGCAGGAGGCCCTGGCCGAGTTCAAACGAGACTTCCAGCAGCAGGACCGCGACGTTCTCAAGGAACTGAAGGGCAACCCGCTGCCGGCGAACTTCATCATCAAGCCGGACGACGCGGCCAACCTCGATGCGATTCGGGCGGCGATCCAGCCGCCGAACGCGAGCGGCAAGCCGACCTTCATCTCGCCGATCGTCCGCGAGGTGGACGACCGACAGGCGACCGCCGACAAGATCGAGGAGGTAACCGGCGCCCTGAAACTGGTGCTGACCGTGATCACGGCGCTGCTGATCGGCGCCTCGTTGCTCCTGATCGGCAACACGATCAGGCTCTCGATCTACACCCGACGTCGGGAGATCGAGGTCATGCGTCTGGTCGGGGCTACCCGCTGGTTCATTCGCTGGCCGTTCATGATCGAAGGCGTGGTGGTCGGCGTGATGGGCGGCGCGATTGCGATACTGATCCTGTGGGTCGGCAAGATCACAGTTCTGGATCCCCTTTCCGACAGTTTCGCGCTGATGAAGGCGCAGGACTCGGTCTCTTTCGCGGTGCTCGTCGCCAGTCTGTTCGGGGCTGCCGTCCTGGTTTCCGCGGTCGGTTCCGGGCTGACTCTGCGCCGGTTCCTGAAGGTTTGA